Within the Sphingobium baderi genome, the region GACGCGGACGGATGAAAATGAGCTTCTGACGGCGCTTTACGGTGGTGTTTTGGGGGAGGAGCCATGGCGGCTTTTCTTGCTTCGCCTGCTCGCGCGTGCTGAGGCGGACGTCGCCCAACTCATGCTGCGCCCAGTTGGTGGAGAGGCTTGGATGCTCGCGGCGCAAATGCGTGACCGGCATGTGTCGCCGGGATTCGTGCCGCCCGAGCCGCCCTGGGATCGGATGCGGCCGGGGCGCGTCTATTCGGGCACGGAACTGGAAGATGCCCATTCCCCTGCAGCACGGCATATGCGGCTCGGGCTGACGGATGTGGGCGACCTGTGTCTTTCCGTCTTTCGCGAGGACGGTGATTTCAGCGCGAGCGATTCGGCACTGCTGGCGAGCCTTGCCCCCCATCTTGCCATCGCCGGGAGGACATGGGGCCGGCTGGAACGGGAAGGCGGCCACATCGCCGTGACCGAAGGGGAATTGGCGCTGCTTGGCGGTGGCTGGATTTTGGTCGATGCACAGGCGCATCTGCTGGATTGCGACAGCGAGACCGCGATGCTGATCGCCCAGGGAAAAATCATGGGCCGGGCGCCGGACGGGCGGTTGCGCCTGCTTCTTCCTGAAGCGGCCAAGCTGCTGGAGCAGGCGATAGGGAATGCCGGGCCGGTTTCGCATCGCGCCGAATGGTTGTGGCATGATCCGCCCATGCAGATGCTGGTGATGCCGCCGCCCGATGGCGTGGAACGGGCTTTCGCAACCGTCCGCTGCCTCATCCGCATTCGCGCTCTGCCGCATGGGGAAGGAAGAGGCGTGAGCGCGTCGATCCTTTCCGATCTGTTTTCCTTGACGCCCAGCGAGGCAAGGTTCGCCGCGCGGATGGCGGACAGCGCAAGCATAGCGGAGGTCGCCAGGCTTCTGGGCCTCACGATCGAAACGGCCCGCAACTATTCCAAACGCATCTACGGCAAGATGGACGTGCGTGGACAGGCGGACCTGATCCGCCTTCTTTCGAGCAGCATCATGGAGAAAGCGGCGACTTCAGAACTATCGGAAGGCCCGCAGTGACGAGCGCGACCTCATCGCAGAGGCGCGCCAACTTCTGATTGAGCCATCCCGCTTCATCCCGGAACCGCCGAGCGAGCGCATTATCGGGGACGATGCCAAGACCCACTTCATTGGCGACCAGCACGACGGGTAGGGGCGAGGCGATGATAGCCTCTTCCAGCGCCGCGCTGGCGCTCCTTATGTCTTTTCCCGCCAGCAGCAGATTGGAAAGCCAGAGGGTCAGGCAATCGACGAGCACGGCGTCCGCCTTGCGCGCGGCGGCGGCAATGGCGCTTGCCAGATCGACCGGCGCTTCGATGGTGATCCAGCGACTGTCCCGGTCGGCGCGGTGGCGTGCGATGCGCTCCTCCATTTCCGCGTCATGGGCCTGCGCCGTCGCGATGAAGGCAAATGTGCCGCCCATCCGCTCCATCCGCGCCTGCGCGTAGCGACTTTTCCCCGACCGGGCGCCGCCCAGCACCAGCAGGCTGCGTGCGGCGGAGGCTATGCCGTTCACAATGCGCCTGACACGGAGGCTTCGGCGAAGGTAGCCATTTCGTTATGCGTCGCCAGCGCGCATCGCACGATCTGCGCCGCGACCGCCGCGCCCGATCCTTCCCCCAACCGCATGTCGAGGTGGAGCAGGGGGCGAAGGCGCAGATGTTCCAGCAGGCGGGCATGGCCCCCTTCCGCCGAGCAATGCGCGGCCAGGCAATGATCGGTGAAGGCAGGCGCCGTCGCCGCAAGCGGCGCGATGGCGGCGCAGCAGATAAAGCCGTCCAGCAACACCGGAACACCCTCCATGCGGGCCGCCAATATCGCCCCGGCGATGGCCGCGATTTCCCGCCCGCCCAGGCGTCGCAGCATTTCGAAAGGCCCGTCGCAAGCTGCGCCGTGGAGAGCAAGGGCACGGGTGACGGCCTGCTCCTTACGGGCGATCCCGGCATCGTTGACGCCCGAGCCGCGTCCGACCCAATCGCTTGCCCTGCCACCGAAAGCCTGCGCGCACAGCGCCGTTGCCGGGGTCGTATTGCCGATCCCCATTTCGCCGACGAACAAGAGGTCGATGTTGGCGCGCACCACCGCCGCTCCGGCGTTCAACGCCTCAAGGCACTCGGCCTCGCTCATCGCCGCTTCGATGCTGATGTCGCCGGTGGGGCGGTCCAGATCCAGCGGCACCACGCAAAGCGCGGCTCCGCAGGCACGCGCCAGCGCATTGATGGCCGCGCCGCCTGCATGAAAATTGGCGACCATCTGCGCCGTGACGGCGGGCGGAAAAGCGCTGACCCCTTGCGCCGCCACGCCGTGATTGCCCGCGAAGACGGCTGCCCGAATGGTATCGATTCGAGGTCGGGCCGTGCGCTGCCATCCGGCCATGAACAGCGCGATGTCCTCCAGCCGTCCTAGCGATCCGGGCGGTTTGGTAAGCTGGCCCTGCCGCGCCGCCGCCGCTTCGATCGCCAGATGATCGGGTGAAGGCAGTGTGTGGAGCGCGGCTTCGAACGCGGCCCGTTCAGGAAAATGGATCATGAGCAGACAAATCCTTCCGGCGGCATACGAGTAATGAAATGGCCCTTCACGCCTTCGGGCCAGTCGGCATAGCGCACGACGCCTTCCGCGCTTTGGGCGTGAAGCGCCGCATAGGTGAGGATCGCCCGTGCCGCCGTTTCATCCGCCGCGAAGTCGCCCAGCACATAGCCGACCTTGCCCGGCGCGCGGATATGGACGGCGCAGTGGCGCTGGCAGGCGAAGAGGCAGGGCATTTCCTGCACCGCGACCCCGGCGAGGGCAGGCTCCTTTTCCTGCACGCGCCGTAATGCGTCGAAGAGCAGCGCGCCGCCGCGCCGCCCGTCTTCATCCTCGCGCCGGTCGGGCGAGAGGCGGCAGGTGCTGCATACGACCACGGCCGCGCCCGTTTCGACCGGTTGTAGCATCAGAAGCGGCTCCGGATGCCGGCATAGAAACTGCGGCCCAGGCTGCCATAGCCGCTTGCCGTTTCATAATGCTTGTCCGACAGATTCTCGACCCGGCCATAGAGCGCCAAGCCCGGCAGCACCTGCCAGTCGGCGCGCAGATCGGTCAGCCAGTAATCGTCCAGCTTGAATGTGCCCGTAGCCCGATCATAAGTCTCACCCGAATAGCGGACCGCCACGCTGGCCTTCAGATTGAAGGGGAAGCGATAGCCTAGCTCGCCATTCGCCATATGCCGGGGAACACGCTGAAGCTGGCGGCCATAGGTGCTGCCGATCGTCCGGTCCTCGGCCTTGATCCAGCTATAATTGGTGTTCGCGAACAGGCCCCGCCATTCCAGCGAGCCGGACAGTTCGATCCCCTTGGCGTGGCTCTTCTTCACATTGGCATAATAGCCGAAGCGTTCGACCGTCGTGCCGGGAATATAGCAATTGGAGGGCACGTCGCTCGGGCAGTAAGAGAAGTCGATCAGATTGTCGGTATCGCGCTCGAACCAGGTGGCGGACAGACGCGCAATCTTACCCATCGCCTGTTCAAATCCGACTTCCCAGCCCTTCGCCTTTTCGGGGCGCAGACCGGCCGATCCATAGTCGCTGAAAAGCTGATAGAGCGAAGGAGCCTTGAACCCTTCGTCATAGCTGGCCCGCAGCACGGTATTTCCTTCATGTAGGGACCAGACCGCCCCGCCGTTGAAAACCGTGTTGTTGCCGAAACGGCTGTTATGGTCCCGGCGCACGCCTCCGTTCAGCGTTACGCCCGCAATGGGCGTGAGGCGGATTTCGCCATAGAGGCTGTTGGTATCGGTGCGGTAAGGCGTCAGCACATAGGGCGCGGCGCTGTCATTCGGGGAAGCGGTGGTCATCCGCTGTTCGTCCCGTTCCGCGCCGAAGACGATCTGGACCATGTCGGACGGCTTCAAAGTGCCCTGATATTCATAGCGGCGCACGCGACCATGCGCGTCGAAATTCATGGGCCGTATTGCGCGGGCGGGATTGAAATTCTCGCGATCCGTTTCGCTTTGCAGAATGGCGAGGCGGTTGGTGAAGCGTCCATCGAGCAGCACCGCATTCAATCCCGCATAAAGCGTCCATTCCTCCGTTGCGCCATATTCAGGCGTGTCGCCCGCGAAGCCGTCGAAATCATTGCGCCCTTTCGCCCAATAGCCGCGCAAGTCCACCGAGATTTCGGATGACAGCCGCACGGTGGCCGTGCCGCTTGCCGCGCGGCGGCGATAGCCGTCATCCTCGGTGCCGCTGGACCGGGCGGATATGCCGTCGGTGGAGAAAGTCGATCCCGACACGCGCCAGTCGATCAGGTCGCTGGTGCCGCCCACTGCCGCGCGGGTATTCATCGTGTCGCGCGATCCGCCTTCGAAGGAAAAGCTGCCCTCCAGCGCCTTGGTGGCGCGCGCCGTCTGGACATTGACCACGCCGCCGATGGCGTCGCTGCCCCACAGGATCGATTGCGGCCCGCGCAATATCTCGATCCGGGCGATGTCGTCGGCAAACAGGTTCGAAAAGCCATAGCCGCCAGCCGTGGACGAAGGGTCGGAAATCCGCATCCCGTCGATCACCATCACGCTCTGGCCCGCATCCGCGCCCCGGATACGGATCGACGTGGTAGTGCCGTAACCGCCGTTGCGCGTCATGCTGATGCCCGGCGTGCGTATCAAGATGTCGGTGACGGCCAGTGGCTGGGCTTGTTCGATGGCTTGCTGGTCCAGCACGGTGACGCTGGATGCGACCTTGTCCCATTCGACCGGCGTGCGGAACGCCGTGACGACCAGCTCGTCATCCGGACGTTCGGCAGCGGCTGCGGCTGCATGGGCGGCGCCCGGCGCGCAGACGAACAATAGGGGCAGGCTTAGGAAAGAAGCACGAAATACAGACATTCAAGTCCTCCGAACGGCAAAAGCCCACCGGATGGACAGCAAAAGGAGGAAACGTGCCGCACGCGACATGACGCCCCCTCGCGCGGCCCAGCCGGCAAGGCGATGACTGTCGCTCTGCGAAGGATTCCCCCCGTTCGGCCGGCACACCCTGTCCGGACGAAGAACGACTGCGGCAGGCAGGTCTCCTGGCTCACGGGTCAGTGCCGTTCCGGCCGCCTTCTCAGAACCTTTGGGTTCCAATGGCGTGTTGGCCGGTTGGCTCACCGCTTACAGTTGCAGGGGCAGCGCGGGCCTTACACCCGACTTCCCTTTCAATCCCCTCACGGGGAACCTGTCGCAAGGGCGCAGTTATCCGGCAAGGCAGGGGAACGCAAGAGGTGGAGATTCTCATGCTGCTTCAGCTAAAGGTCGGAGCTCTCTCCTTGTCGGTCGGTCTTGCAAGGAAGTGCGGGTTCTTTCCTTGGCTGTATCTGGATGGCTCAAATCCGCCAAAAACCATACGGGTCGGGCTTTTCACAACCGCGCGGATAGAATTTTTGGAATATCCAACTTTTCCTGTTGACCGACTCAGATCGCACGCCTAGATGCCACTCCACCGACGCGGTGATGCCTTCCGGTTTTCGCCTCGCTCGGTCGCCACCATGGTTGGACGCCAGTCCCCCGGAACATTTGGATCGGGGTGGGTTGGTTGTCTGGTTTAGGTTTGGTTGGCTCTTTGACATTGTTAGAATGATGAAGGGACATGTGGGCGACGGCTCCGGGTCTATGCGGCTTCAAGGCGCATGGTATTCGGTTAAAGCTAAGTCGTTTATGCATGTCCTTACACACCATGTAAGAATTGTGCAGGAACGGCTCCTTGAAATGAGCGGTTCATGGGTGGGAATATTCCTCTTGCCTGTGGATCGGACATCAAACTTGAGAGTTTGATCCTGGCTCAGAACGAACGCTGGCGGCATGCCTAATACATGCAAGTCGAACGAGATCTTCGGATCTAGTGGCGCACGGGTGCGTAACGCGTGGGAATCTGCCCTTGGGTTCGGAATAACAGTTGGAAACGACTGCTAATACCGGATGATGACGTAAGTCCAAAGATTTATCGCCCAGGGATGAGCCCGCGTAGGATTAGCTAGTTGGTGAGGTAAAGGCTCACCAAGGCGACGATCCTTAGCTGGTCTGAGAGGATGATCAGCCACACTGGGACTGAGACACGGCCCAGACTCCTACGGGAGGCAGCAGTAGGGAATATTGGACAATGGGCGCAAGCCTGATCCAGCAATGCCGCGTGAGTGATGAAGGCCTTAGGGTTGTAAAGCTCTTTTACCCGGGATGATAATGACAGTACCGGGAGAATAAGCTCCGGCTAACTCCGTGCCAGCAGCCGCGGTAATACGGAGGGAGCTAGCGTTGTTCGGAATTACTGGGCGTAAAGCGCACGTAGGCGGCGATTTAAGTCAGAGGTGAAAGCCCGGGGCTCAACCCCGGAATAGCCTTTGAGACTGGATTGCTTGAATCCGGGAGAGGTGAGTGGAATTCCGAGTGTAGAGGTGAAATTCGTAGATATTCGGAAGAACACCAGTGGCGAAGGCGGCTCACTGGACCGGCATTGACGCTGAGGTGCGAAAGCGTGGGGAGCAAACAGGATTAGATACCCTGGTAGTCCACGCCGTAAACGATGATAACTAGCTGCTGGGGCTCATGGAGTTTCGGTGGCGCAGCTAACGCATTAAGTTATCCGCCTGGGGAGTACGGTCGCAAGATTAAAACTCAAAGGAATTGACGGGGGCCTGCACAAGCGGTGGAGCATGTGGTTTAATTCGAAGCAACGCGCAGAACCTTACCAACGTTTGACATCCCTAGTATGGATTGTGGAGACACATTCCTTCAGTTCGGCTGGCTAGGTGACAGGTGCTGCATGGCTGTCGTCAGCTCGTGTCGTGAGATGTTGGGTTAAGTCCCGCAACGAGCGCAACCCTCGCCTTTAGTTGCCATCATTTAGTTGGGCACTCTAAAGGAACCGCCGGTGATAAGCCGGAGGAAGGTGGGGATGACGTCAAGTCCTCATGGCCCTTACGCGTTGGGCTACACACGTGCTACAATGGCGACTACAGTGGGCAGCCACTCCGCGAGGAGGAGCTAATCTCCAAAAGTCGTCTCAGTTCGGATCGTTCTCTGCAACTCGAGAGCGTGAAGGCGGAATCGCTAGTAATCGCGGATCAGCATGCCGCGGTGAATACGTTCCCAGGCCTTGTACACACCGCCCGTCACACCATGGGAGTTGGATTCACTCGAAGGCGTTGAGCTAACCGCAAGGAGGCAGGCGACCACAGTGGGTTTAGCGACTGGGGTGAAGTCGTAACAAGGTAGCCGTAGGGGAACCTGCGGCTGGATCACCTCCTTTCTAAGGATTGGACAGAAAGCGCTGATGTTTTGCATCGGAAGAGCTTCTTTCCTTCCAAAGAACATATGCCGTCGTCCTCATGTCCCTTCATCACTAGAGATTAGCATGATCGCAGGATTGTGCTGATAGCTGAGCAGGCTCAAGCGCCTCGGGTTGCTAACGCGGCCTGCATGGCAGCTGGGCCGGTAGCTCAGGTGGTTAGAGCGCACGCCTGATAAGCGTGAGGTCGGAGGTTCAACTCCTCCCCGGCCCACCATTGGTTTGGTTTGGGGCTTTAGCTCAGCTGGGAGAGCGGTTGCTTTGCAAGCATCAGGTCATCGGTTCGATCCCGATAAGCTCCACCAACCATTTTGCGGCGCAGCGCACCTCTAGGGATGAAGATAACGGTTTACCGGCTTTGGCCGGTGATATGGAGCGCGTGGCGTTCCTCTTTGACATTGTGAATGGGTTTTTTAATCGATGCCGTGGCGACATGGCTTTCGGTTTGCGGTCGCAAGATCGTGGGCGGGAGCGATGATCGTACACAAATGATTATCTGGCTGAGTACAATCACCACACCGATCAAGCTGATGCAGCGCTTCTCCAGTGCTGTCATTGGTGGTGTGGACTCTCAAGCGTGAGGTAAGGGCATCTGGTGAATGCCTTGGCATGTACAGGCGATGAAGGACGTGGCACGCTGCGATAAGCGTGGGGGAGCTGTGAGCAAGCTTTGATCCCACGATTTCCGAATGGGACAACCCACCTTCACCATTTAAGGCTGCGCCAGCTTTTTGCTGGATCAGCGTTAAATGGGAAAGGTATCACTAAGCTGAATAAAATAGGCTTTGGTGAGGCGAACCCGGAGAACTGAAACATCTCAGTACCCGGAGGAAAAGACATCAACCGAGATTCCGTTAGTAGTGGCGAGCGAACGCGGACCAGGCCAGTGCCGGTTTCTAAATTAGCAGAACAATCTGGAAAGTTTGACCATAGCGGGTGACAGTCCCGTATGCGAAAATGAGGAAACCGGACTTGAGTAGGGCGGGGCACGTGAAACCCTGTCTGAACATGGGGGGACCACCCTCCAAGCCTAAATACTCGTACATGACCGATAGCGAACCAGTACCGTGAGGGAAAGGTGAAAAGCACCCCGATGAGGGGAGTGAAACAGTACCTGAAACCGGATGCCTACAAGCAGTGGGAGGGTCCTTGAGACCTGACCGCGTACCTCTTGCATAATGGGTCTGTGACTTAGTGTATCGAGCAAGCTTAAGCCGTTAGGTGTAGGCGCAGCGAAAGCGAGTCTGAATAGGGCGACCATAGTTCGATGCATTAGACCCGAAACCCGGCGATCTATGCATGACCAGGTTGAAGGTGCGGTAACACGCACTGGAGGACCGAACCGTTTAATGTTGAAAAATTATCGGATGAGTTGTGCTTAGGGGTGAAAGGCCAATCAAGCCGGGAAATAGCTGGTTCTCCGCGAAATCTATTGAGGTAGAGCGTCGGATGATTGCCGTTGGGGGTAGAGCACTGGATGGTTGCGGGGGTCGCGAGATCTACCAATACTAACCAAACTCCGAATACCAACGAGTCTAGTCCGGCAGACAGACGGCGGGTGCTAAGGTCCGTCGTCAAAAGGGAAACAGCCCTAACCTACAGCTAAGGTCCCCAAGTCATCACTAAGTGGGAAAGCATGTGGGATTTCCAAAACAACCAGGAGGTTGGCTTAGAAGCAGCCATCCTTTAAAGAAAGCGTAACAGCTCACTGGTCTAAATAAGAGATCCTGCGGCGAAGATGTAACGGGGCTAAAGTGATGCACCGAAGCTTAGGGTGTGTAGTTTACTACACGCGGTAGCGGAGCGTTCCGTAGGCCGTTGAAGCGGGAGGGTAACCGACCGTGGAGGTATCGGAAGTGCGAATGCAGACATGAGTAGCGATTAACAGTGTGAGATGCACTGTCGCCGAAATTCCAAGGGTTCCTGCTTAAAGCTAATCTGAGCAGGGTAAGCCGGCCCCTAAGACGAGCCCGAAGGGGGTAGTCGATGGGAACCACGTTAATATTCGTGGGCCTGGAGGTGTGTGACGGATGGCGTAAATGGTCTGGCCTTATTGGATTGGTCCAGGCTGTGAAGTTGTCCCAGGAAATAGCCCCTCCGTATAGACCGTACCCTAAACCGACACAGGTGGAATGGTAGAGTATACCAAGGCGTTTGAGAGAAGTATCCTGAAGGAACTCGGCAAATTGCCTCCGTACCTTCGGAAGAAGGAGGCCCCACATTAAGGCAACTTTTTGTGGGGGGCACAGGCCAGGGGGTAGCGACTGTTTAGCAAAAACACAGGGCTCTGCTAAGTCGGCTTCAAGACGACGTATAGG harbors:
- a CDS encoding TonB-dependent receptor plug domain-containing protein; the encoded protein is MSVFRASFLSLPLLFVCAPGAAHAAAAAAERPDDELVVTAFRTPVEWDKVASSVTVLDQQAIEQAQPLAVTDILIRTPGISMTRNGGYGTTTSIRIRGADAGQSVMVIDGMRISDPSSTAGGYGFSNLFADDIARIEILRGPQSILWGSDAIGGVVNVQTARATKALEGSFSFEGGSRDTMNTRAAVGGTSDLIDWRVSGSTFSTDGISARSSGTEDDGYRRRAASGTATVRLSSEISVDLRGYWAKGRNDFDGFAGDTPEYGATEEWTLYAGLNAVLLDGRFTNRLAILQSETDRENFNPARAIRPMNFDAHGRVRRYEYQGTLKPSDMVQIVFGAERDEQRMTTASPNDSAAPYVLTPYRTDTNSLYGEIRLTPIAGVTLNGGVRRDHNSRFGNNTVFNGGAVWSLHEGNTVLRASYDEGFKAPSLYQLFSDYGSAGLRPEKAKGWEVGFEQAMGKIARLSATWFERDTDNLIDFSYCPSDVPSNCYIPGTTVERFGYYANVKKSHAKGIELSGSLEWRGLFANTNYSWIKAEDRTIGSTYGRQLQRVPRHMANGELGYRFPFNLKASVAVRYSGETYDRATGTFKLDDYWLTDLRADWQVLPGLALYGRVENLSDKHYETASGYGSLGRSFYAGIRSRF
- the cobU gene encoding bifunctional adenosylcobinamide kinase/adenosylcobinamide-phosphate guanylyltransferase, coding for MERMGGTFAFIATAQAHDAEMEERIARHRADRDSRWITIEAPVDLASAIAAAARKADAVLVDCLTLWLSNLLLAGKDIRSASAALEEAIIASPLPVVLVANEVGLGIVPDNALARRFRDEAGWLNQKLARLCDEVALVTAGLPIVLKSPLSP
- a CDS encoding DUF1636 domain-containing protein, producing MLQPVETGAAVVVCSTCRLSPDRREDEDGRRGGALLFDALRRVQEKEPALAGVAVQEMPCLFACQRHCAVHIRAPGKVGYVLGDFAADETAARAILTYAALHAQSAEGVVRYADWPEGVKGHFITRMPPEGFVCS
- the cobT gene encoding nicotinate-nucleotide--dimethylbenzimidazole phosphoribosyltransferase produces the protein MIHFPERAAFEAALHTLPSPDHLAIEAAAARQGQLTKPPGSLGRLEDIALFMAGWQRTARPRIDTIRAAVFAGNHGVAAQGVSAFPPAVTAQMVANFHAGGAAINALARACGAALCVVPLDLDRPTGDISIEAAMSEAECLEALNAGAAVVRANIDLLFVGEMGIGNTTPATALCAQAFGGRASDWVGRGSGVNDAGIARKEQAVTRALALHGAACDGPFEMLRRLGGREIAAIAGAILAARMEGVPVLLDGFICCAAIAPLAATAPAFTDHCLAAHCSAEGGHARLLEHLRLRPLLHLDMRLGEGSGAAVAAQIVRCALATHNEMATFAEASVSGAL
- a CDS encoding helix-turn-helix transcriptional regulator is translated as MVLTRTDENELLTALYGGVLGEEPWRLFLLRLLARAEADVAQLMLRPVGGEAWMLAAQMRDRHVSPGFVPPEPPWDRMRPGRVYSGTELEDAHSPAARHMRLGLTDVGDLCLSVFREDGDFSASDSALLASLAPHLAIAGRTWGRLEREGGHIAVTEGELALLGGGWILVDAQAHLLDCDSETAMLIAQGKIMGRAPDGRLRLLLPEAAKLLEQAIGNAGPVSHRAEWLWHDPPMQMLVMPPPDGVERAFATVRCLIRIRALPHGEGRGVSASILSDLFSLTPSEARFAARMADSASIAEVARLLGLTIETARNYSKRIYGKMDVRGQADLIRLLSSSIMEKAATSELSEGPQ